A section of the Pimelobacter simplex genome encodes:
- a CDS encoding phage portal protein, with translation MPRRRRAASEVLDFPSTTVSPVFGIRKAHQLVTAEAVVDVPVGTAATSEGAAGIDDLDEVARAAFGIGAAGGRVTRKQAMKVPSIRRGRNLICGTASGLPLVGVKSDGAGVDANSSTARLLRTLDPRTTVAYTLAMTFDDLLFSQVSWWRKTARDSTRYPVTVERLAPGRVQIVGDAVLVDGQKAEDADLIRFDSPLDGLLVDDGAGDVVRLAIALLHAAKRQADDDWSGLILRLAEGANELDPEQITALLDEWDRARAERSTAYLNRAINPEKISVGAAERQLNELSQLVASEIARLLNLPASRIGAPQGSGMTYTNTESDRRDLVDTTLSPFLTAVAQRLSMPDVTPAGTAVAFDLTAYLRGTTTELVNAGNAAVAGRLVSRAEVRTRWLGLPPAPQITDTTTPSEDA, from the coding sequence TTGCCACGCCGCCGCCGCGCCGCGTCCGAGGTTCTTGACTTTCCCAGCACCACAGTTTCGCCCGTGTTCGGGATCAGGAAAGCGCACCAGCTGGTGACCGCCGAGGCTGTCGTCGACGTCCCGGTCGGAACCGCGGCCACGTCCGAGGGCGCCGCCGGGATTGACGACCTCGACGAGGTGGCCCGCGCCGCGTTCGGCATCGGCGCCGCCGGCGGCCGCGTCACCCGCAAACAGGCCATGAAGGTGCCCAGCATCCGGCGCGGCCGCAACCTCATCTGTGGCACCGCGTCGGGCCTGCCGCTGGTCGGCGTCAAGAGCGACGGTGCCGGCGTCGACGCCAACAGCTCGACCGCGCGGCTGCTGCGCACACTCGACCCGCGCACCACGGTCGCCTACACGCTGGCCATGACGTTTGATGACCTGCTGTTCTCACAGGTCAGCTGGTGGCGGAAGACCGCTCGCGACTCGACCCGTTACCCGGTCACCGTCGAGCGGCTCGCCCCCGGGCGCGTGCAGATCGTCGGCGACGCGGTCCTCGTCGACGGGCAGAAGGCCGAGGACGCCGACCTCATCCGCTTCGACTCGCCCCTCGACGGCCTGCTGGTCGACGACGGAGCCGGCGACGTGGTGCGGCTCGCGATCGCGCTGCTGCACGCCGCGAAGCGACAGGCGGATGACGATTGGTCTGGCCTCATCTTGCGGCTCGCCGAGGGCGCCAACGAGCTGGACCCCGAGCAGATCACCGCGCTGCTCGACGAGTGGGACCGCGCCCGCGCCGAGCGCTCGACGGCCTACCTGAACCGCGCGATCAACCCCGAGAAGATCAGCGTTGGCGCCGCTGAGCGCCAGCTCAACGAGCTGAGCCAGCTCGTCGCGTCCGAGATCGCCCGGCTGCTGAACCTGCCGGCCTCGCGCATCGGCGCCCCGCAGGGCAGCGGCATGACCTACACCAACACCGAGAGCGACCGCCGCGACCTCGTCGACACCACGCTGTCGCCGTTCCTGACGGCCGTGGCCCAGCGTCTCTCGATGCCGGACGTCACCCCAGCCGGCACCGCTGTCGCATTCGACCTGACTGCCTACCTGCGCGGCACCACCACCGAGCTGGTCAACGCCGGTAACGCCGCCGTGGCCGGGCGCCTGGTCAGTCGCGCCGAGGTCCGCACCCGCTGGCTCGGCCTGCCGCCCGCCCCCCAGATCACCGACACCACCACCCCGAGTGAGGACGCATGA
- a CDS encoding helix-turn-helix domain-containing protein gives MSVETMAVVLHHSKAKGTAKLVLLGIANHAGDGGAWPSIETLARYANVTERNAQKAIGQLVALGEVAVHVQAGGTHRTKDHERPNRYDVLLACPATCDRTASHRLRELPKAQAELWIKGVSDSTPGVGSDTRGVSDSTPRGVSVATPEPSLEPPANSGVGVLPYPQDARERCSVCSLDRFDCEQRTATNGHAFTPAVAS, from the coding sequence TTGAGCGTCGAGACCATGGCCGTGGTGCTACACCACAGCAAGGCCAAGGGCACCGCCAAGCTCGTGCTGCTCGGCATCGCCAACCACGCCGGCGACGGCGGCGCATGGCCGTCGATCGAGACCCTGGCTCGCTACGCCAACGTGACCGAGCGCAACGCGCAGAAGGCCATCGGTCAGCTCGTCGCGCTCGGTGAGGTCGCCGTGCATGTCCAGGCCGGCGGCACCCACCGGACCAAGGACCACGAGCGGCCGAATCGGTACGACGTCCTGCTCGCGTGTCCGGCGACCTGCGATCGCACCGCGTCGCACCGTCTCCGCGAGCTGCCCAAGGCTCAGGCCGAGCTGTGGATAAAGGGGGTGTCGGATTCGACACCCGGTGTCGGTAGCGACACCCGGGGGGTGTCGGATTCGACACCCCGGGGGGTGTCGGTAGCGACACCCGAACCGTCCTTAGAACCACCCGCTAACTCAGGGGTTGGTGTTCTGCCTTATCCACAGGACGCGCGCGAGCGCTGCTCGGTCTGCTCGCTCGATCGCTTCGACTGCGAGCAGCGCACCGCGACGAACGGCCACGCGTTCACGCCGGCGGTGGCGTCATGA
- a CDS encoding helix-turn-helix domain-containing protein has translation MTNTQERFLTTAEVAAELRVNPETVRRWINAGKLPAVRLGPTNYRVERKDFDALVAQLRTTTPLVVPVPR, from the coding sequence ATGACCAACACCCAGGAACGCTTCTTGACCACAGCCGAGGTCGCGGCCGAGCTGCGGGTCAACCCCGAGACCGTCCGGCGCTGGATCAACGCCGGCAAGCTGCCGGCCGTCCGCCTCGGCCCGACCAACTACCGCGTCGAGCGCAAGGACTTCGACGCCCTCGTCGCCCAGCTCCGCACCACCACGCCGCTCGTCGTCCCGGTGCCGCGATGA
- a CDS encoding helix-turn-helix domain-containing protein — protein MWRKGISQAVMAQAVGVDQSTLSKKLRGRVGLRLDELYAIGRVLGEDPADLLRYAIRDSNPEPAD, from the coding sequence ATGTGGCGGAAGGGCATCAGTCAGGCCGTCATGGCGCAGGCGGTGGGTGTCGACCAGTCGACGCTGTCCAAGAAGTTGCGCGGTCGCGTGGGACTCCGGCTTGACGAGCTATACGCAATCGGCCGGGTCCTCGGTGAGGACCCGGCCGATCTGTTGCGGTACGCCATCAGGGACTCGAACCCCGAACCCGCTGATTAA
- a CDS encoding phytoene desaturase family protein, with protein MNRYDVVVVGAGHNGLTAAAYLARAGLSVLVLERLGHVGGAAVSAQAFPGFPTRLSRYSYLVSLLPQQVQDDLGLDLALVSRTTASYSPTMRGGHPGGLLVERDEGAATRASFRALTGSDDEYDAWRAFYAGVSGLAHAVAPTLTRPLATDADLRAQVAPEIWRDVVEQPIGTAIVRRFRDDLVRGVVATDALIGTFASIHDPSLVQNRCFLYHLIGNGTGEWRVPVGGMGAVTDALARAAVEAGATIVTGAGVSAVRPGADGAEVTWHDGSTEHTVATSTVLANVAPWVLRILLGEDEDPTTKPQGAQLKINLLLSRLPRLRSGVDPEVAFAGTLHLAEAASDLEVAWAAARRGELPNPLPGEVYCHSLTDPSILGDVAPGTHTLTYFGLHTPAHLFEKDPEATKAEAVRRALAALDAVLEEPIESVLLRDADGTPCIEAKIPQELEADLAMPGGHIFHGDLDWPWAPHRARLATPAERWGVQTDHPAVLLCGSGARRGGAVSGLGGHNAAQAVLESR; from the coding sequence ATGAACCGCTACGACGTCGTGGTCGTCGGCGCCGGCCACAACGGCCTGACCGCCGCCGCCTACCTGGCCCGGGCCGGGCTGTCGGTCCTGGTCCTCGAACGGCTCGGCCACGTCGGCGGCGCCGCCGTCTCGGCGCAGGCGTTCCCGGGCTTCCCGACCCGGCTCTCGCGCTACTCCTACCTGGTCTCGCTGCTCCCCCAGCAGGTCCAGGACGACCTCGGGCTCGACCTCGCGCTCGTCAGCCGCACCACCGCGTCGTACTCGCCGACGATGCGGGGCGGGCACCCCGGCGGGCTCCTGGTCGAGCGGGACGAGGGCGCGGCCACCCGGGCGTCGTTCCGGGCGCTGACCGGCTCCGACGACGAGTACGACGCGTGGCGGGCCTTCTACGCCGGCGTCTCCGGTCTGGCCCACGCGGTCGCGCCGACCCTGACCCGTCCGCTGGCCACCGACGCCGACCTGCGCGCCCAGGTCGCCCCGGAGATCTGGCGCGATGTCGTCGAGCAGCCGATCGGCACCGCGATCGTGCGGCGCTTCCGCGACGACCTGGTCCGCGGCGTGGTCGCGACCGACGCGCTGATCGGCACGTTCGCGTCGATCCACGACCCGAGCCTGGTCCAGAACCGGTGCTTCCTCTACCACCTCATCGGCAACGGGACCGGTGAGTGGCGGGTGCCGGTGGGCGGGATGGGCGCGGTCACCGACGCGCTCGCCCGGGCCGCGGTCGAGGCCGGCGCGACCATCGTGACCGGCGCGGGCGTCAGCGCCGTCCGGCCCGGCGCCGACGGCGCCGAGGTCACCTGGCACGACGGCAGCACCGAGCACACCGTCGCGACGTCGACCGTGCTGGCCAATGTCGCGCCGTGGGTGCTCCGCATCCTCCTCGGCGAGGACGAGGACCCCACCACCAAGCCGCAGGGCGCGCAGCTGAAGATCAACCTGCTGCTCTCCCGGCTGCCGCGGCTGCGCTCGGGCGTCGACCCCGAGGTCGCCTTCGCGGGCACGCTGCACCTGGCCGAGGCCGCCTCCGACCTCGAGGTCGCCTGGGCAGCGGCGCGCCGCGGCGAGCTGCCGAACCCGCTGCCCGGCGAGGTCTACTGCCACTCCCTGACCGACCCGTCGATCCTCGGCGACGTGGCGCCGGGGACCCACACGCTCACCTACTTCGGGCTGCACACCCCGGCGCACCTCTTCGAGAAGGACCCCGAGGCGACCAAGGCCGAGGCCGTACGCCGCGCGCTGGCCGCGCTCGACGCCGTCCTGGAGGAGCCGATCGAGTCCGTCCTCCTGCGCGACGCCGACGGCACCCCGTGCATCGAGGCCAAGATCCCCCAGGAGCTCGAGGCGGACCTCGCGATGCCCGGCGGCCACATCTTCCACGGCGACCTGGATTGGCCCTGGGCCCCGCACCGCGCCCGGCTCGCGACCCCCGCCGAGCGGTGGGGAGTGCAGACCGACCACCCCGCCGTCCTGCTCTGCGGGTCCGGCGCCCGCCGCGGCGGCGCGGTGTCCGGTCTGGGCGGTCACAACGCGGCCCAGGCGGTCCTCGAATCGCGCTGA
- a CDS encoding pirin family protein, with amino-acid sequence MPAITVDDLTVLPRVKTPGLGDQPRPVWQVSTAPQGYEGEGFPVRRAFAGIDMRHLDPFIMMDQMGEVEYAPGEPKGTPWHPHRGFETVTYIIDGTFDHQDSHGGGGTITNGDTQWMTAGSGLLHIEAPPEWLVQQGGLFHGIQLWVNLPRDSKMNDPRYQDIRSGQVALLTSDDAGALVRVIAGSVDGHEGPGSTYTPMSLVHATLEPGARLDLPWQVDYNALVYVLNGSGTVGTTDAQPIHTGQSAVLGAGDFLTISADEKQESRSPQLDVIVVGGRPIKEPIAWAGPFVMNTKAEVMAAYEDFQKGRFGLPIGG; translated from the coding sequence ATGCCCGCGATCACCGTTGACGACCTCACCGTCCTGCCCCGCGTCAAGACGCCGGGCCTGGGCGACCAGCCCCGCCCCGTCTGGCAGGTGAGCACCGCGCCCCAGGGCTACGAGGGGGAGGGCTTCCCGGTCCGCCGGGCGTTCGCCGGCATCGACATGCGCCACCTCGACCCGTTCATCATGATGGACCAGATGGGCGAGGTGGAGTACGCGCCCGGTGAGCCCAAGGGCACGCCCTGGCACCCGCACCGCGGCTTCGAGACCGTCACCTACATCATCGACGGCACCTTCGACCACCAGGACAGCCACGGGGGCGGCGGCACCATCACCAACGGCGACACCCAGTGGATGACGGCCGGCAGCGGCCTGCTCCACATCGAGGCGCCGCCGGAGTGGCTCGTCCAGCAGGGCGGTCTGTTCCACGGCATCCAGCTCTGGGTGAACCTGCCGCGCGACTCCAAGATGAACGACCCGCGCTACCAGGACATCCGCTCGGGCCAGGTCGCGCTGCTCACCTCGGACGACGCGGGCGCGCTCGTCCGGGTCATCGCGGGCAGCGTCGACGGGCACGAGGGTCCCGGGTCGACGTACACGCCGATGTCGCTGGTGCACGCCACCCTCGAGCCCGGCGCCCGGCTCGACCTGCCGTGGCAGGTCGACTACAACGCGCTGGTCTACGTCCTCAACGGCTCCGGCACCGTCGGTACGACGGACGCCCAGCCGATCCACACGGGCCAGTCCGCGGTCCTCGGCGCCGGCGACTTCCTCACGATCAGCGCGGACGAGAAGCAGGAGAGCCGCTCGCCCCAGCTCGACGTCATCGTCGTCGGCGGCCGCCCGATCAAGGAGCCCATCGCCTGGGCCGGGCCGTTCGTGATGAACACCAAGGCCGAGGTGATGGCGGCCTACGAGGACTTCCAGAAGGGCCGGTTCGGGCTGCCGATCGGCGGCTGA
- a CDS encoding GNAT family N-acetyltransferase has product MLTDVLRRFNRTYTQRIGVLDESFLGTGRPLAASRLLFEVGNDEGVSVRALRDRLELDSGHLSRLLRLLEGEGLVATAADEGDRRRRVVRLTTAGRHAYDDLERRSEERAVTLVAPLTARQQERLAEALATADLLVRAATVRLREVTSDDPVARVATQRYFDELDARFPDGFDPGGPDAPEPGATYVVATSDGEPVAYGGVRPVIDDETAEIKRMWVHGDWRGAGLGSRMLRHLEALAADQGYRRVVLDTNGTLVEAIAMYERSGYTRIERYNDNPYAEAFFEKSL; this is encoded by the coding sequence ATGCTCACGGACGTCCTGCGCCGCTTCAACCGCACCTACACCCAGCGCATCGGCGTGCTCGACGAGTCGTTCCTCGGGACCGGGCGGCCGTTGGCGGCGTCGCGGCTGCTGTTCGAGGTGGGCAACGACGAGGGGGTGAGCGTGCGGGCGCTGCGGGACCGGCTCGAGCTCGACTCGGGGCACCTGTCGCGGTTGCTGCGCCTGCTCGAGGGCGAGGGGCTCGTGGCGACGGCGGCGGACGAGGGCGACCGGAGGCGGCGGGTGGTGCGGCTGACGACCGCCGGCCGCCACGCGTACGACGACCTGGAGCGCCGCTCCGAGGAGCGGGCCGTGACGCTGGTCGCTCCCCTCACCGCGCGCCAGCAGGAGCGGCTCGCGGAGGCGCTGGCCACCGCCGACCTGCTGGTGCGGGCGGCGACGGTGCGGCTGCGCGAGGTCACCTCGGACGACCCGGTGGCGCGGGTCGCGACGCAGCGCTACTTCGACGAGCTCGACGCGCGCTTTCCCGACGGGTTCGACCCGGGTGGGCCGGATGCACCCGAGCCCGGAGCGACGTATGTCGTCGCGACCTCCGACGGTGAGCCCGTGGCGTACGGCGGGGTGCGGCCGGTGATCGACGACGAGACCGCCGAGATCAAGCGGATGTGGGTGCACGGCGACTGGCGCGGAGCCGGACTCGGGTCGCGGATGCTGCGGCACCTGGAGGCGCTCGCCGCCGACCAGGGGTACCGCCGGGTCGTGCTCGACACCAACGGCACCCTGGTCGAGGCGATCGCGATGTACGAGCGCTCCGGGTACACCCGGATCGAGCGCTACAACGACAACCCCTACGCCGAGGCGTTCTTCGAGAAGAGCCTCTGA
- the orn gene encoding oligoribonuclease, translating to MNERLVWIDCEMTGLDLVNDALIEVAALVTDFDLNVLGDGVDVIIKPPAEALDQMIDFVRNMHESSGLLAELENGVTLQEAEDQVMAYLREHCGPDSRPPLAGNSVATDRGFVARDMSELDAFLHYRIVDVSSIKELSKRWFPRAYFNAPTKRGNHRALADIQESIEELRYYRDTVFVPLPGPDGDTAKAAAARHGGSITGLGTPGTGIDS from the coding sequence GTGAATGAACGACTCGTCTGGATCGACTGCGAGATGACCGGGCTCGACCTGGTGAACGACGCCCTGATCGAGGTCGCCGCCCTGGTGACCGACTTCGACCTCAACGTCCTCGGCGACGGCGTCGACGTCATCATCAAGCCCCCGGCCGAGGCGCTGGACCAGATGATCGACTTCGTCCGGAACATGCACGAGTCCTCCGGCCTCCTCGCCGAGCTCGAGAACGGCGTGACCCTCCAGGAGGCCGAGGACCAGGTCATGGCCTACCTCCGCGAGCACTGCGGCCCCGACAGCCGGCCCCCGCTCGCCGGCAACTCCGTGGCCACCGACCGCGGCTTCGTCGCCCGCGACATGTCCGAGCTCGACGCCTTCCTGCACTACCGGATCGTCGACGTCTCCTCCATCAAGGAGCTCTCGAAGCGCTGGTTCCCCCGCGCGTACTTCAACGCCCCGACCAAGCGGGGCAACCACCGCGCGCTCGCCGACATCCAGGAGAGCATCGAGGAGCTGCGCTACTACCGCGACACCGTCTTCGTGCCCCTCCCGGGCCCCGACGGCGACACCGCCAAGGCCGCCGCCGCCCGCCACGGCGGCTCGATCACCGGGCTCGGCACGCCTGGAACCGGTATCGATTCCTAG
- a CDS encoding DoxX family protein yields the protein MNGALAWAGLVARLVTGGVWIVAGALKITEPDASIAAVRAYQLLPSSVAETVGIALPAIELVIGLALVLGVLTRGAALLSALLFVAFIVGIASVWARGIEIDCGCFGGGGSKAGAASAYPWEIARDAALLAASLFVAWLGRTRLSLDSLLFDRRSESAPEGAV from the coding sequence GTGAACGGAGCACTGGCCTGGGCAGGTCTGGTCGCCCGGTTGGTGACCGGTGGCGTCTGGATCGTTGCCGGCGCGCTCAAGATCACCGAGCCGGACGCCAGCATCGCCGCGGTGCGCGCCTACCAGCTGCTGCCGTCGTCGGTGGCCGAGACGGTGGGGATCGCGCTGCCGGCGATCGAGCTGGTGATCGGGCTGGCGCTGGTGCTCGGGGTGCTCACCCGGGGTGCGGCGCTGCTCTCGGCGCTGCTGTTCGTCGCGTTCATCGTCGGGATCGCCTCCGTGTGGGCCCGCGGCATCGAGATCGACTGCGGCTGCTTCGGCGGTGGCGGGTCGAAGGCCGGTGCCGCGTCGGCGTACCCGTGGGAGATCGCGCGGGACGCGGCGCTGCTCGCCGCCTCCCTCTTCGTCGCGTGGCTCGGCCGTACGCGACTTTCCCTGGATTCCCTGTTGTTCGACCGGCGCTCGGAGAGCGCCCCTGAAGGAGCTGTTTAG
- a CDS encoding DsbA family protein has translation MSSNSKATARSQKAAEMRAAQKKREARRRILTITGVVAVMALIIGGSILVSVLNKKEVKAAAAGSSAYGVTIGKKDAPHSIVIYEDFLCPFCRQLESATRSKLEGLAADGKVFVEYRPFNLLGGEGRTYPIRAAGAFSIVLEKSGPEVAKKFHDLLFEHQPSEQNADAEGPDSDLVKYAVEAGANEADVKAAIEAGEGADWVTKATKEAQDSGVSSTPTVLLDGQVFQDGRTIDDIAKNLVAAVD, from the coding sequence ATGTCCTCCAACTCGAAGGCCACTGCCCGCTCGCAGAAGGCCGCCGAGATGCGTGCCGCCCAGAAGAAGCGGGAGGCGCGCCGCCGCATCCTCACCATCACCGGTGTGGTCGCGGTGATGGCGCTGATCATCGGCGGATCGATCCTGGTCAGCGTCCTGAACAAGAAGGAGGTCAAGGCCGCCGCCGCCGGCTCCAGCGCGTACGGCGTGACCATCGGCAAGAAGGACGCCCCCCACTCGATCGTCATCTACGAGGACTTCCTCTGCCCGTTCTGCCGCCAGCTCGAGTCGGCCACGCGCAGCAAGCTCGAGGGCCTCGCGGCCGACGGCAAGGTCTTCGTCGAGTACCGCCCGTTCAACCTCCTCGGCGGTGAGGGCCGGACCTACCCGATCCGCGCGGCCGGTGCCTTCTCCATCGTGCTGGAGAAGTCCGGGCCCGAGGTCGCCAAGAAGTTCCACGACCTCCTTTTCGAGCACCAGCCCTCCGAGCAGAACGCCGACGCCGAGGGCCCCGACTCCGACCTCGTGAAGTACGCCGTCGAGGCCGGCGCGAACGAGGCCGACGTCAAGGCCGCCATCGAGGCCGGCGAGGGTGCTGACTGGGTGACCAAGGCGACCAAGGAGGCCCAGGACAGCGGCGTCAGCAGCACGCCGACGGTGCTCCTGGACGGCCAGGTCTTCCAGGACGGCCGGACCATCGACGACATCGCGAAGAACCTGGTCGCCGCGGTCGACTGA
- a CDS encoding adenosine deaminase produces MLNDFIAGLPKAELHVHHVGSASPRIVSELAARHPGTVPADPERLREFFAFRDFAHFIEVYLAVVDLVRTPEDVRYLTYEIGRELATGQAVRYAELTCTPYTSVLPDDPERGMAIEAYTEAIEDARVAAERDFGLVLRWIYDIPGESGIPAADATLRFALDHAPEGLLGFGLGGPEIGVPRAQFAPHFSAARAAGLRSVPHAGETTGPETIWTSLRDLGAERIGHGTSAAADPALLAYLAEHRIPLEVCPSSNVATRAVASLDEHPLPRFVEAGVLVTINSDDPPMFGTTLNREYEIAADLLDLDAAGVADLARAGVAASFAPDDVRARLSAEIDAYAARGA; encoded by the coding sequence GTGCTGAACGACTTCATCGCGGGCCTGCCCAAGGCCGAGCTCCACGTCCACCACGTCGGGTCCGCCTCGCCGCGGATCGTCTCCGAGCTGGCCGCGCGCCATCCGGGCACGGTCCCGGCGGACCCGGAGCGGTTGCGCGAGTTCTTCGCGTTCCGCGACTTCGCGCACTTCATCGAGGTCTACCTCGCGGTCGTCGACCTGGTCCGCACGCCCGAGGACGTCCGCTACCTCACCTACGAGATCGGCCGTGAGCTCGCCACCGGTCAGGCCGTGCGGTACGCCGAGCTGACCTGCACGCCGTACACCTCGGTGCTTCCCGACGACCCCGAGCGGGGCATGGCGATCGAGGCCTACACCGAGGCGATCGAGGACGCGCGGGTCGCGGCCGAGCGCGACTTCGGGCTGGTGCTGCGCTGGATCTACGACATCCCGGGGGAGTCGGGCATCCCGGCCGCCGACGCGACGCTGCGGTTCGCGCTCGACCACGCGCCCGAGGGTCTGCTCGGCTTCGGTCTGGGCGGTCCCGAGATCGGTGTGCCGCGCGCGCAGTTCGCGCCGCACTTCTCGGCCGCGCGGGCCGCCGGCCTGCGCTCGGTACCCCACGCGGGCGAGACCACCGGTCCGGAGACGATCTGGACGTCGCTGCGCGACCTCGGTGCCGAGCGGATCGGGCACGGCACGTCCGCGGCGGCCGACCCCGCGCTGCTGGCCTACCTCGCCGAGCACCGGATCCCGCTCGAGGTGTGCCCGTCGTCCAACGTCGCCACGCGCGCGGTCGCCTCGCTCGACGAGCACCCGCTGCCGCGCTTCGTCGAGGCCGGCGTCCTGGTGACGATCAACTCCGACGACCCGCCGATGTTCGGGACCACGCTCAACCGCGAGTACGAGATCGCGGCCGACCTCCTCGACCTCGACGCCGCCGGGGTGGCCGACCTGGCCCGGGCCGGCGTCGCGGCCTCCTTCGCGCCGGACGACGTCCGGGCCCGGCTCAGCGCCGAGATCGACGCCTACGCCGCCCGGGGAGCCTGA
- a CDS encoding ABC transporter ATP-binding protein, with translation MNPTVLDLREVTFRRNGNQILHGVDLTVRAGEHWALLGPNGAGKSTVLSFCGAQVHPTSGTVDVLGRRLGRVDLQELRRDIGHVNPRHPLESRLSVHQVVLTGITGTIELPMRWTPTPEDVVRADELIAEVGLSARRDAHWPTLSQGERGRALIARALAAQPRLLLLDEPTTGLDVAAREQLLSVLDRLAHSAPEVASVLVTHHLEELPTTTTHALLISHGDVVVAGPVAEAVTTDTISRTFEHPIEVDRDGGRWRARALPPTRLHSA, from the coding sequence GTGAACCCGACCGTCCTCGACCTGCGCGAGGTGACCTTCCGCCGCAACGGCAACCAGATCCTGCACGGCGTCGACCTCACCGTCCGGGCCGGCGAGCACTGGGCGCTGCTCGGGCCCAACGGCGCCGGCAAGAGCACCGTGCTGAGCTTCTGCGGCGCCCAGGTGCACCCGACGTCGGGCACCGTCGACGTGCTCGGCCGCCGGCTCGGCCGGGTCGACCTCCAGGAGCTGCGCCGCGACATCGGCCACGTCAACCCGCGCCACCCGCTGGAGTCCCGGCTGAGCGTGCACCAGGTCGTGCTCACCGGGATCACCGGCACGATCGAGCTGCCGATGCGCTGGACGCCCACCCCCGAGGACGTCGTCCGCGCGGACGAGCTGATCGCCGAGGTCGGCCTCAGCGCCCGCCGCGACGCGCACTGGCCCACCCTCTCCCAGGGCGAGCGCGGCCGCGCCCTCATCGCCCGCGCGCTGGCCGCCCAGCCGCGCCTGCTGCTGCTCGACGAGCCGACGACCGGCCTCGACGTGGCCGCCCGCGAGCAGCTGCTCAGCGTGCTCGACCGGCTCGCGCACAGCGCGCCCGAGGTGGCCTCGGTGCTCGTCACCCACCACCTCGAGGAGCTGCCGACCACCACGACGCACGCGCTGCTCATCTCGCACGGCGACGTCGTCGTCGCCGGCCCGGTCGCCGAGGCGGTCACCACCGACACGATCAGCCGGACCTTCGAGCACCCCATCGAGGTCGACCGGGACGGCGGCCGCTGGCGCGCGCGGGCGCTGCCGCCGACCCGGCTGCACAGCGCCTAG
- a CDS encoding FadR/GntR family transcriptional regulator — MPSPQVRREPLADQAADLLLTRIRAGEWTLGAKLPGETTLAPQLGVGRSTLREAIRQLAGRGVLASRQGAGVFVTALDVPEDWDLVLRRADIVSVIEARTAIEAEAAALAAQRRTPTELRAIGRALAERARRTDVEERVDADMAFHRAVVVAAHNPVLVDLFDSFVPRSRVAMVEMLRLGTAADHASDHEAHDLLHRAIADRDADLAARLSRTHLTSLKETLT; from the coding sequence ATGCCCAGCCCCCAGGTACGCCGCGAGCCGCTCGCCGACCAGGCCGCGGACCTGCTGCTCACCCGGATCCGGGCCGGCGAGTGGACCCTCGGCGCCAAGCTGCCGGGCGAGACCACGCTCGCCCCCCAGCTGGGCGTGGGCCGCTCGACGCTGCGCGAGGCGATCCGGCAGCTCGCCGGGCGCGGCGTGCTGGCCTCGCGCCAGGGTGCGGGCGTGTTCGTCACCGCGCTCGACGTCCCCGAGGACTGGGACCTCGTGCTGCGCCGGGCCGACATCGTCTCGGTGATCGAGGCGCGCACGGCGATCGAGGCCGAGGCCGCGGCGCTCGCGGCGCAGCGGCGGACGCCGACCGAGCTGCGCGCGATCGGGCGGGCGCTGGCCGAGCGCGCGCGTCGTACCGATGTCGAGGAGCGGGTGGACGCCGACATGGCGTTCCACCGGGCCGTCGTGGTGGCGGCCCACAACCCGGTCCTGGTGGACCTGTTCGACAGCTTCGTGCCGCGCAGCCGGGTGGCGATGGTGGAGATGCTCCGCCTCGGCACCGCCGCCGACCACGCCAGCGACCACGAGGCCCACGACCTGCTGCACCGCGCGATCGCCGATCGCGACGCCGACCTGGCCGCCCGGCTCAGCCGGACCCACCTGACGTCCCTGAAGGAGACCCTGACGTGA